The Nicotiana tomentosiformis chromosome 2, ASM39032v3, whole genome shotgun sequence genome includes the window GAGCTGTTCTCAGGAACTGGATTGCCACACCATCAAGGGCCTGCCGAGTTCCGAGGTAGCCTTGCTGctagtgtcatttattttgaaaacaattcttatgagcatttttaaaacattttttagtattttgttttgaaacatTTGTTTGAATCATTAAAAATCGCTTTTGTTTGACATCTTGATAATTATTAATGGTTtgctattttattattattactattctCTACATTTTTCTCTCTACAGCATTACTATTTCTTATCGTGATGAAGCaacaactgtgacatgtaatgagataacacaacataaggatagtgactcgaaataaatagaagaagaggatataatacctgaggaaattgctAGAGAAGTTGAGGATTTTgagaacaagcctaagtccaacctGGACGAAACTGAGATAGTCAACTTGGAAGATTCCGAAACAGTCAAAGACactcgcataagcattcacctgtcaccatcagagaaagaagaatacacccGTTTCCTGAAAGAATATGAAGACATTTTTGCAAGGTCTTATGATGATATAACTGGtatgagcacgtccatagtggctcataaactacccaccaacccaatgtgtccgccaataaagtagaagctcagaaagttcaagccagatatgagtctaaaaatcaaagaagaagtcaccaagcagatcaaagctaaggttctcagagtggttgaatatccaacttggttggctaacagtgtgccagttccgaagaaggatgggaaagtcagagtatgcgtcgattatcaggacctaaacagagcaagtcccaaaggtGATTTCctgttacccaacatacacatactgatcgacaactgcgccaagcatgaactccaatcctttgtggattgcttcgcgggatatcatcagatctggatggataaagaggatgccgaaaagacaactTTTATTACACTGtgggggtgtactgctataaaatgatacCGTTTGATCTGAAGAATGCtagggccacttatatgagggccatgacaactattttccacgacatgatacacaaagagatagaggtatatgtggatgacatcatcatcaaatccaagaagagtacagatcacatagcagacttgaggaaattctttgatcggcttcggaggtataatttgaaattgaatcccgcaaaatgttcCTTCGGGGTCCCCATGGGAAAGTTGTTAGGACTCATCGttagccgccgaggaattgagctagacccatcaaaggttaAGGCTATCTAGGATTttccacctccaaagaacaagaaagacgtgatAAGCTTCTTGGtacgtcttaattacatcagccgcttcatagcacaatcaaccgtgatctgtgagccgattttcaaaatgttaaagaaggatgccgcaacTAGTTGGACTGAAAACtgccagaaagcttttgacagaatcaaagaatatttgtccacaccgccagtcctcgtcccgccagaacctggtagaccactgctactctatctctttgtattagatggggctttcagttgtgtcttgggacaacacgatgagatgggaaggaaagaacatgccatatactataTGAGTAaaaaagttcacaccctacgaagcacggtattctttgctggaacgcacctaCTGTGCTTTGACCAGGATAGCCtagaaactgaggcactacttctgtgcctataccacatatctcatatcaaggatggatcctctgaagtacatcttccagaaacccatgcctaaaGGGAAGCTAGCAAAATGGAAGAcattgttgagtgaattcgacatcgtctatgtgactcagaaggtggttaagggacaagcattaacGGATCATCTTGCGaaaaatcctgtaggaggagaatacgaatcactaaaaacatattttcctgatgaagaagtatcattcgtaggagaagatatcgccgaaTCCTACGACAGATGGAGAATATTTttcgatggagccgcaaacttcaaagaagtgggtattggagccgttttggtgtcataaataggtcaacattatccggtatccacGAAACTCAGATTTCCGTGCACTAATAATATgacagaatatgaggcttgcatattggggctcaatttggccgttgacatgaatatccaggaattattggtaattggtgattcagatcttctggtacatcaggtgcagggagatcaggctacaaagaataccaagatattaccatatctatatcatgtgcaacagatgatgaagaggtttacgaagatagagtttagataTGTCCCGAGAATCCATAATGAGTTTGCAGACGCATTGGCCAGTTTGTCCTCCAAGATacagcatccagacaagaatttcatcgaccccattctggtaaggattcataatcagccagcttactatgctcatgttgaagaagaagcagacgggaatccatggttccatgatatcaaggagtacttggcaaaaaGAGAGTActcggagcatgcaaatcatactaaaaaacgaacgctccgaagattgtccaaccatttcttccaaagtggaggaattttgTACTGAAGGGCTCCAGACCTAGtgttattacggtgtgttgacgccaaagaagcttccaaactgctcgaagagatacgctctggaacttgcggaccatacatgaatggtttcgttttagccaagaagatactgagggcgggttatttttggatgactatggaaacagactgcatcaggtatgtccagaaatgtcattagtgccaaatacacgcagatatgatacgggtgccaccaaatgaactcaatgcaacgagtgcaccttggccttttgccgcttggggaatggacatcattggaccaatcgagcccgccgcttcaaacgggcacatGTTCATTTTAGTGACCATAGAATACTTCATAAAATAGGTCGAAGCTGCATCCTACAATgttgtaaccaagaaagtcgttGCAGATTTTGTTAGAAATCGTATTGTTTTCCGATTCGGGGTTCTAGAGTCCATCATTACCGACAACGCCACCAATCTCAAtagtgacctaatgaaagctatgtgtgagaccttcaaaatcaagcacaagaattctACAGCATACAAGCCTCAAATAAATGGAGCCGtggaggccgcaaacaagaatatcaagaaaacactaaggaagatggtagacaaccatAAGCAATgacacgagaagttaccatttacTTTATTGGGGTACCGTACCACAGTCTGCACATCAACCGAGGcaatgataagtagggattttagcctattaattgctctcttttacttgtgttttgggccaaaaatgcgtgaaggtattcccggaaactaacttaatatgcttgcttgtagggattgttcaaaatgatccaaaggagccataatcaactcataaaggagtcaaaacatGAACAAAAAACAAGACTGGGCCAAGAGGTGTGGACCGCAGACCGCGACAAAAAAGTGCAGCCACGAAAGTATCAACGTGAACGCGGCCATTATTTCGCGGTCCGCGATATGAAGAATCGTAGAGATGGTTTTTTGGGCACAAACATGAACGCGAACCGTGACAAGAAGATGCGGCCGCGAAACTACCAGCACGACCGCGATGGGAATTCCGCGGACCGCATTTTTTAAGGTTCAGAGAGcataatttaagaaaaaatgagaAGGGCGGCCCGCGTCAAAGTTACGCGGCCACAAAAGTCTCTCACACGGTGGAAATTATACGGTACGCGAAACAAGGTTCAACACAGGTCCAGATTTGAAGAAACGCGGACCACGATCAGAATTACGCGGTCGCGAAAGCAAGTGTGCGGCCGCGGTCAGGATTACGTGACCGCGAAACttccgcaggggtatttttgtccggaatttcagcttagtataaatagatcttgtTGTCTattttaggttatgttatgtttttgctGAGTACGTGAGATGGCTAGATtttcctttttgggcaattttgtataAGATTTagcttataacattagattttcatcttttaatttagtattatggattatatcttctctttatctttgatttttgctattattatgagtagctagacccatagctagggttgtgactcaaccctagtgtgtgtATTTAAttggtcttgaattttagggcttgaatgtttatgagttagtgatatttagcctagttcttgcaagaattattggttgcaaacactgattcatgcctttataatttggtctcttcttgagaaagagagattaag containing:
- the LOC138904988 gene encoding uncharacterized protein, with amino-acid sequence MDPLKYIFQKPMPKGKLAKWKTLLSEFDIVYVTQKVVKGQALTDHLAKNPVGGEYESLKTYFPDEEVSFVGEDIAESYDRWRIFFDGAANFKEVEYEACILGLNLAVDMNIQELLMMKRFTKIEFRYVPRIHNEFADALASLSSKIQHPDKNFIDPILVRIHNQPAYYAHVEEEADGNPWFHDIKEYLAKREYSEHANHTKKRTLRRLSNHFFQSGGILY